The sequence GAATACTTCGTAACCTTCGGGCTCTCACACTACGTCCACTTCGGCGGTGACGAGGCAATGAAGGCTATAATGACGGGGATAAGCACAATCCCCATGGAGGACTGGGTCGGCATACACTTCCTCAACGTGGACGTGCTCAGCAGGGCTCACCTGGCCATGCTGGAGGAGATGGCATCGATAGTGTTCCAGCTGTCGAAGGAAGAAGTGATTGTAAAAAAGGGCGGTGAGGCGTTTGATTCGGGAGGGAGATAGGGTTCTCCTCATCGATAGAAGGGGGAAGAAATACCTCGTAACAGTCTCCGACAGGGAGTTTCATACCGACCTGGGTATAATCAACCTCGGAGAGCTCACGGAGAAGAACTACGGGGAGAGCATCCCCAGCCACAGGGGAGAGGAGTTCAGGATACTGAAGCCCGACGTTAACGACATCATAGCGAAGATGCGGCGTGGCCCTCAAATCGTCCACCCCAAGGACGCTGGAATAATAATCGCATACGCAGGTATATCGCCCGGAAACACCGTGATAGAGGCCGGCGTTGGAAGCGGGGCGCTCACGATATTCCTCGCGAACATAGTCGGGCCCCAAGGAAGGGTCATAAGCTACGAGGTCAGGGAAGACTTTGCAAGGATAGCCCAGAGGAACATCGAGATGGCAGGCTTCTCCGACAGGGTGACGATAAAGCTGAAGAACATCTACGACGGCATAGACGAGGAAAGCGCCGACCACATAGTTCTCGACCTGCCCCAGCCCGAGAACGTCCTTCCCCATGCAGTCAAGGTGCTCCGTCCCGGCGGCTACTTCGTGGCATACACCCCGTGTATGAACCAGGTTCACCGCTTCTTCCAGGCGCTTCAGGAGTACAGGGAGCACTTCTACAGGCCGAGGGTCGTCGAAGTCCTTGTCAGGGAGCACGAGGTCAAGAGGGAGTGCATGAGGCCAAAGACAACGATGCTCGCCCACACCGGCTATATAACCTTCCTCAGGAAGCTCTGATTCTGATGCTCTTCTGAACATTTTTCACAAAAAGCCCTGTTGTATCAAAATACCTCCACAATATTAAACCAAAGGTTAACAACAGATTTATAAGCACCCAAGGTTGTGAACCTTTAGATGACCAACTTTGAACCCGTGTACGGAGGTGTTCATCGTGTATAAAATCCTGGAGAAGAAGGAAATCGCCATGAGAAACACATGGTTCAAGGTTCACGCCCCCCACGTGGCCAGAAAAGTCCGTCCGGGGCAGTTCGTTATCGTCAGGGCATTCAAAAACGGTGAGAGAATTCCCCTCACGCCGGTCATGTGGGACCCCGAGGAGGGATGGATAGTTCTCATAGTGTTCACCCGCGGAAAGACCACAGCAAGGATGGCGGCCGAGCTCAGGGAGGGTGACGAGATACCCAACATCGCCGGCCCGCTCGGAAACCCGGCGGAGATGAAGAGGTTCGGAAAGATACTCGCTATTGGAGCCTACACCGGAATAGTCGAGGTGTACCCGATAGCCAAGACCTGGCAGGAGCTTGGAAACGACGTCACGACGCTCCATGTCACGTTCGAACCGATGGTGGTCATCAGGGACGAGATGGAGAAGGCCGTCGGAAGGCACATACTTGAGACCGTCCCGATAGACCCCAACCTTGACTTCCCGACCAACATGAAGAACGTCACCAGGAGGCTCACCGAGAAGGTGAGGGAGCTCCTCGAAAATGAGCACTTCGACCTCGTCTTCATGGTCGGCCCCACGGGAGACCAGAAGGCGGTGTTCCAGGTCGTCAAGGAGTTTGGAGTCCCGATGAAGGCAGACCTGCATCCGATAATGGTCGATGGAACCGGCATGTGCGGTGCCTGCCGTGTAACCGTTGGTGGCGAGGTCAAGTTCGCCTGCATAGACGGGCCGGAGTTCGACGCCTACAAGGTCGCCTGGGACGAGCTGATAGCGAGGAGCGGCTACTACACGGACCTGGAGATGAAGGTGTTCATGGACTACATGAAGGCCCTTCAGGGAGGTGAGCAGTGATGGCCGTTAAGAGAAAGCTCATCAAGGAGCGCGTTCCGACGCCGGAGAGGCCGGTTGAAGAGCGCGTTAAGAGCTTCGTTGAAGTAAACCTCGGATACAACTTTGAGCTGGCCGTAAAGGAAGCCGAGCGCTGCCTGCAGTGTCCCTACGACTACGCGCCCTGTATAAAGGGCTGCCCCGTTCACATAGACATTCCGGGCTTCATAAGCAAGCTCGTGGAGTACCGCGACGATCCCGACAGGGCCGTGAAGGAGGCCCTCAGCGTCATCTGGGCCTGCAACTCCCTGCCGGCCACTACCGGGCGCGTCTGTCCTCAGGAGGACCAGTGTGAGATGAACTGTGTGATGGGCAGGGTTGGCGACAAGATAAACATCGGAAAGCTTGAGCGCTTCGTGGCAGACTACGCGCGCGAGAGGGGCATAGACGAGGAGCTCCTCTTCGAGATGGTGCCAAGGATAGAGAAGAAGGGACAGCGCGTTGCAATCATCGGCGCAGGTCCGGCGGGCCTCACCGCCGCCGGGGAGCTGGCAAAGCTCGGCTACGACGTCACGATCTACGAGGCCCTCCACGAGCCCGGAGGAGTCCTGATGTACGGAATCCCCGAGTTCAGGCTGCCGAAGAGCATCGTCGAGAGCGAGATTGACAAGCTCAGGAAGCTCGGCGTTAAGATACTCACCGACCACATAGTTGGGAAGACCGTTACCATCGAGGAACTCCTGGAGGAGTACGACGCGGTCTTCATAGGCTCCGGTGCGGGAACGCCCAAGCTCATCAACGCCCCGGGGATAAACCTCAACGGCATCTACACCGCCAACGAGTTCCTGACGAGGGTCAACCTCATGAAGGCCTACAAGTTCCCCGAGTACGACACCCCCGTCAAGGTCGGGAAGCGCGTCATAGTCATCGGTGCGGGGAACACGGCAATGGACGCGGCGCGCTCAGCGAGGCGCTTTGGAGCCGAGGTCATAGTTGCATACCGCAGGGGAGAAGAGGACGTTTCGGCCAGGATTGAGGAAGTGGAGCACGCCAAGGAGGAGGGCATAAAGTTTGAGTTCTTCCTGAACCCCGTTGAATTCATCGGGGACGGAAAGGGCAACCTCAAGGCCGTTAAGTTCGAGAAGATGCGCCCGCTTGAGGAGAGGGACAAGCGCGGAAAGAGGAAAATCGTAGGAACCGGGGAATACGTGACGATAGAGGCCGAGACGGTGGTCATAGCAATCGGAAAGCACCCGAACAGGCTCATAGTCAACACCCCAGGCCTCAAGGTCGAGCGCGGAAAGATAGTGGTGGACGAAAACCTCATGACCAGCATCCCGGGAGTTTTCGCGGGTGGCGACGCAATAAGGGGGGAGGCAACCGTCATCCTCGCCATGGGAGACGGAAGACTGGCCGCAAAGGCCATCCACGAGTACCTCACGAAGAAGAGGGAAGGGCAAAAGGCGAACGCCTGAGCTCACCTTTTTTTCTTCTACTTAAAACACGCCTCCAGTATCGGGTCGGGAATCACGTAGTAAACGTTCCTCCCCTCGATTCTTCTCTCAAGGAAAGAGGAATCAACCAGCCCCTTAAGGAGCCTCGCCAGAACGCTGTCTGCTATGCTCTTGCCTTCCTTTTTCTCCAGATGCCCCTTTATCTCCTCCCAGGTTCTCTTTCCTCCTGCCACCGCCCGCATTATCTCCATGTATCTTCCCCTTGCAACTTGTCTTTTTTCCAGAAAATTCTCGAACTCGCTCATCGCGAGCGCCTTTGCTTCCTCAAAGACCTCACCTATGAGTCCCTCGGAGGGGCCCTTCTCCATCGCCTTCTTCCCAAAGAGGACGAGCCAGCCGACTATGCCGTCAAGCCTTTCAACTGCCTCCTCGATGAGCTTTTCCTGTGGGTTTATACCCACCTGTTCGAACCCCTTCAACAGGAAATCCCAGCTCTGCTCAGGGGTAAAACGGGATAGGCTTACCTCATGAAAGTATCGCCCGTAAAGGGGGGCGCTGGGGTCATCAACGCCTAAGTAGTCATGGAGCAGGCCCACTTCGGAACCCGTCATAACCATTCTCAGCTCGGAGTAGTCGTAGAGGTGGGCTATCAAACCCGCGAACTCGCTCCCGACAGGCCCTCTTAGATACTGAACCTCATCGAAGGCCAGGACGACGTTGTGCTTCTCCAGCTCCCGGAAGAGGGCTATTAGGTCGGTCTTCCCCTCCTTCCATGAAAAGCTCACGCCGAAGCCGAGCAGCCGAAGACCGGAGATGTTTTTAAGGTCCCCCTTGACATCTTCCCAGATTCCGCGGTTCTCGCGGAAGAAGGCGTTGACGGCGCCCTCTATCCTCTTGTAGACGTCCATACGGGAGTTCGGGTTGACTCCCCTGAAGTCGACGATGACGTGGGGAAGCTCAAGCTCGTTGAGGCCGACGAGAAGGAGTGAGGTCTTTCCGAGCCTCCTTATACCGGTGATGACCGTTAGTGGGTTTCCGGACTTTAGGGAGTTCTCAAACTCGCCCAGTTCACCTTCTCTGTCATACAAATCCTCCCGCTTTCTCTTCGGACGGGTGTCGAAGTACACAACTACCACCCCAGTAGTTAACTACTGGGGCAGAAGTTATAAGGGTTTCCTCGTTAATAATTCACGGCGATGACGAGCCCTGGAGTGGCTGACCCGTGATGACGGGCATACTGGCCGAGCCGCTAGGCTTTTAACATCTTTAGGGGAGTAGGGAAGGAGCGATGACGACCTCTAGGGTATCTGAGACCGCGCCCTGCGCGGCAAAAATGATGAGGGTCAGAGACTGAGCTCACTCCTCCATCTCTTCGATCTCTTCGAGTATCTCCTCGAACTTCTTGAAGTCCTCGGTCTTCGCCAGAAGCGCGACGAACTCGTCTATCTCGGACTTCTCAAGGAACGCCCCCGCGAGGAGCTTCCCCGTATAGCGGTTGTTCCTGATCTCCCAGAACATGTAGAACTCGGGGAAATTCTCCTTTATTCTCCTGTAGGCCACACCGTACTTTGAATCCTTCAGGGGGTTCTGTTCGAGGTAGAAGTGGCCCGGCTCAAGCTCGATCATGTGGAGAACCGCCCCGCGCTTAGTTTTCACGAGCTTCACCTTAACGTCCCACTCTTTAAGAACCTTCACGGGAACCACCGAAAACCAATTGACGTCCGAATACTTAAGGGTTCCGAGAGGAGAAGAGAAAAGTTGGAGGAGCACATCAAAGGCTCTCAAGGTACTCGGCGTAGGCCTCGGCGTCCATGAGCTCACCGAGCTCCTCGTCGAGGTTGCTCGGCTTGAGTTTGGCGATCCAGTTCTCGTAGGGGTCCTCGTTAATGAGCTCCGGGCTGTCCTCAAGCTCCCCGTTGACCTCGATAACCTCGCCGCTGAGGGGAGCGTAAACCTCGGAGACGGCCTTGACGCTCTCAAGCTCACAGAGGACCTCGCCCTTGCTGACCTCCTTCCCGACCTCAGGGAGCTCGACATAGGCGAGGTCGCCAAGCTCCTTCTGGGCATAGTCGCTTATTCCGACGAGGACAGTTCCGTCCTCAAGAACCTGAACCCACTCATGGTCCTTCGTGTAATAAAGGCCTTCCTTGACCCGGTATTCCCCAACCTCAATCATGAGCATCACCGTTTTCATCTAAAGCCCCCGAGATTTAAACCTTTCCCCGGAAAGAGCTTGACCGCGGAGCGGGGAAACACCGCCGAGGATGCATGGGTTTGGAGGCCGTTCTTTCGAACTTATTTCACATTTTTGGGCAGTAGTTTTGCATCTGCAAAATCGTTATAACCTCTCCATCCCTAAAATACCACATGAGCCGCGTCCCCTTTTACCTTAAGGAGAGGCTCGAAGGCCTGAGGGAGAGGGTTCTCCACGAACAGTTCGAAGCCTCAAAGCTCCCACCCTGGGAGAGGGTTATCATAACGTGGGTCGTCCTTATGGCCTTCTGGGTGGTCATATCGGGAAGCTTCAGGGCCCGGGATTTGGCCATGGGCGCGGCCGTTACGCTGATGATAGCGGCTTTCATGCGCGACCTGCTCACTGAGGACATACGCAGAACGGGGCATATCGTCGAAAAGCTCCTGTACTTTGCCTTCATATACCTCCCACAGTACCTCGTGATAATGGCCTTCCGGCTCATCGAGAGCAACCTGAAGGTTGCAAAGAACGTGATTTTCATGGACATAAACCCCGGGATAGTCAAGATAAAGACCGACCTCCATTCGGACACCGGCGTTACCATACTCGCCAACTCGATAACCCTGACTCCAGGCACACTGACGCTCGATGTGAACAAAAAGCTCGGCGAGACTTACCTCTACGTTCACTGGATAGATCTGGAAACCCTCAACCGCGAGAAGGCCGGAGAAAAGATAAAGGGGGACATAGAGGAATGGCTCAAGAAGGTCTTCTGGTGAGCGTCTTTTACGTCCTCGTCTTCACGGCCATGCTGATAACATACCGCGTGGTTAGAGGACCGACCCTGCCCGACAGAATAGTGGGCCTGAACACGATAACGACGAAGGTGGTCGTCATAATTGCCGTCGTCTCCGTGATCCGGAAGGAGTACTACCTGATAGACCTGGCGATAGTCCTGCTCATGGTTAACTCCGTCGGCGGGCTTATACTCGCCAAATACATGGAGAGGAGGGCTTCCAATGATTGAGATAGTCCTCACCCTGTTTGGAGAGGCAGTTATGGTCTTCGGGGCCCTTGGAATACTGCGCTTTCCCGACGTTTACACCCGCCTTCACGCTGCAACGAAGTGCGACACCGGTGGGGCCATGAGCATAATCCTCGCCCTGATCATAATAATGGACGCCCCAACGGTTGTGAGGGCCAAGTTCCTCGTCCTGGCATTCCTGATAGCGATGATAAACCCCATGGTGAGCCATGCCATTGCCAGGGGGGCGTACAAGTACGGCGTGAAGCCGAAGGTAGTGGTGGATATGTATGCTTGGGACAGTCCTTGACGTGGTCTTCATAGCGATGATACTGCTGGCCATAGCGGTTGTTGAAGAGAAGAATTTGGTTAGTGCCCTCGTTAAATACTCCCTCCTCAGTCTGCTCTTCGTGTTGGCCCTGTTCGAGCTGAAGGCCCCCGACGTCGCCCTCTCGGCGATAGTCGTCGGCGCGATAGTGATAGGTGTCTTCCTGTTCACGATAGAGGAGGTGACGAGGTGAGAAAGGCCGCCCTGCTCCTCACCGTGGCCCTCGGGGCGTTCCTGCTCGGCCTGAACTACTCCCCGTCTTACGGCGGGAGCTACACGTACTACGTCACCCACTGGACTGAGATAGACGTTCCCAACCTGGTCTCGGCCATACTCGCCGGCTGGAGGGCCTACGACAGCCTTGGAGAGGCGAGCCTGCTCTTCACCGCGGTCATAGGCTTCTACCTGCTCCTCGGGGGGAAGAAGAAGTGAAGATGAGCACCGTCGTGAGGAGCACAACCAAGATGATAAGCCCCTTCCTGGTCACTTACGCGGCCTACATTATGCTCTACGGCCATCGAAGCCCGGGGGGCGGCTTTCAGGGTGGGGTTATCCTCGCGGTCGCGGTCATACTCCTCATAACCTCCCACGGCTACAGAAAGGTCAGGAAGAAGTTCAAGTTCAACTGGGCGAGCCTGATAGAGAGCTCCGCCGGGGCCCTTCTCGTCCTGATGGGAATCGCCGGGATAGCCTTTGGGGCGTTCTACTCCAATTTCCTGCCAACGGAGGGCGGTATAATACTGCCATTCAACGTCATTGTCGGCCTTGAGGTCGGTGCGGCCTTCACGTTCGTCTTCTACATACTGCTGAGGTGGGTTGAAAGTGATTAGCCCGGAACAGGCGGGAGTTGTCATAATGCTCATAGGGATATACGGCCTGATGGCGAAGAGGGAGCCGATAAAGTTAGTGCTCTCCATAAACGTTGTTTCCCTCGGTCTGGTGCTCTTCTTCGTCGGCCTGGCGTACTCCCCTGGAAAGGACGTCCCGATAATGCCGACGAACCCGGTCGACCCGCTCCCGGCAACGCTGATGCTCACGACCCTCGTTGTTGACGTTGCCATAACGTCGCTCGCCCTGGCGATAATAATCCGCATGCGGAGGGACGGCTCATGATTCCGCTTATGGTGGCCTTCCCGCTCCTGTTTGGGTTTATAATCGTCACCCTTGACATCCTCAGGGCAAGAAAGGTGTTAATAAAGGCCGCCTTCGCCCTCGGGGCGGTTCTCCCGGCCGGGGTTTTCCTCGTAGAGAATGGGAGGGAAATCGTGGGTGGCTGGAGCAGGGTGGCGGGGATAGAGGTCTGGATCGGTGAAACCAATACCCCCTTCATCGCGGGTGAGCTGATACTCTTCACGGTCGTTGCCCTCTATTCTCTCTCTTACTTCGATTTCAGGGATAAAAAGACCGCCAAAGCCCTCGTCCTATTCCTCCTAATGCACGCGGGCCTGCTGGGCTCGTTTTTGGCGAGGGATTTCTTCAACTTCTACATCTACATGGAAATCGCTTCCGTCTCGGCCTTTGCCCTGGTGGCCTTCTCCGAAGATCCCGGCTCCAGGAAGGCCGCTTTCAAGTATCTAATACTATCGCTCCTCGCATCATACCTCCTCATCTTTGCGATAGGCCTCATATACATGGAGACCGGCTACCTCAACGTCGACCTCGTCGCCGAGAGTGCCACCCCGAGCAGGGAGCTCAGCGCCGCCCTCGGGATGGCCTTTGCGTCACTCCTCCTGAAGGCCGGCATCTTCCCCCTCCACGGGTGGCTGCCCGACGCCCACTCCACCGCCCCGACACCCGCCAGTGCCATGTTGAGCGGTCTCGTGGTAAAGGCACCTGCCTACGGCATGATCCTTCTCTTCTCTGCCCTGCCCGTCGGGGAGAGCCTGAAAACCGCGGCGCTGGTGGTGGCGGTTGCGTCGATCTTCTTCG is a genomic window of Thermococcus sp. containing:
- a CDS encoding proton-conducting transporter membrane subunit gives rise to the protein MIPLMVAFPLLFGFIIVTLDILRARKVLIKAAFALGAVLPAGVFLVENGREIVGGWSRVAGIEVWIGETNTPFIAGELILFTVVALYSLSYFDFRDKKTAKALVLFLLMHAGLLGSFLARDFFNFYIYMEIASVSAFALVAFSEDPGSRKAAFKYLILSLLASYLLIFAIGLIYMETGYLNVDLVAESATPSRELSAALGMAFASLLLKAGIFPLHGWLPDAHSTAPTPASAMLSGLVVKAPAYGMILLFSALPVGESLKTAALVVAVASIFFGIVMMILQRDAKRLLAYSTVSQMGYVLLGIATFNFTGAAYYALAHSLAKGGLFLSVGSLGTKSRRLGEFGYRNAPFMAFSVLMLSLAIGGVSPFIGSYAKGLLSYGLPGRWYWVVPIGTLGTITAFTGLNYHMLRAESPEIKHSWRLSALALALLTLGAGIYLGAGFRPADFIYIAAALLGFFVLRALGIFGKETGIKMKADEEINVLAAVFVTFMLAVLLLQWS
- a CDS encoding monovalent cation/H+ antiporter complex subunit F; translation: MAQEGLLVSVFYVLVFTAMLITYRVVRGPTLPDRIVGLNTITTKVVVIIAVVSVIRKEYYLIDLAIVLLMVNSVGGLILAKYMERRASND
- a CDS encoding Na(+)/H(+) antiporter subunit B; the encoded protein is MKMSTVVRSTTKMISPFLVTYAAYIMLYGHRSPGGGFQGGVILAVAVILLITSHGYRKVRKKFKFNWASLIESSAGALLVLMGIAGIAFGAFYSNFLPTEGGIILPFNVIVGLEVGAAFTFVFYILLRWVESD
- the gltA gene encoding NADPH-dependent glutamate synthase, whose translation is MAVKRKLIKERVPTPERPVEERVKSFVEVNLGYNFELAVKEAERCLQCPYDYAPCIKGCPVHIDIPGFISKLVEYRDDPDRAVKEALSVIWACNSLPATTGRVCPQEDQCEMNCVMGRVGDKINIGKLERFVADYARERGIDEELLFEMVPRIEKKGQRVAIIGAGPAGLTAAGELAKLGYDVTIYEALHEPGGVLMYGIPEFRLPKSIVESEIDKLRKLGVKILTDHIVGKTVTIEELLEEYDAVFIGSGAGTPKLINAPGINLNGIYTANEFLTRVNLMKAYKFPEYDTPVKVGKRVIVIGAGNTAMDAARSARRFGAEVIVAYRRGEEDVSARIEEVEHAKEEGIKFEFFLNPVEFIGDGKGNLKAVKFEKMRPLEERDKRGKRKIVGTGEYVTIEAETVVIAIGKHPNRLIVNTPGLKVERGKIVVDENLMTSIPGVFAGGDAIRGEATVILAMGDGRLAAKAIHEYLTKKREGQKANA
- a CDS encoding tRNA (adenine-N1)-methyltransferase translates to MIREGDRVLLIDRRGKKYLVTVSDREFHTDLGIINLGELTEKNYGESIPSHRGEEFRILKPDVNDIIAKMRRGPQIVHPKDAGIIIAYAGISPGNTVIEAGVGSGALTIFLANIVGPQGRVISYEVREDFARIAQRNIEMAGFSDRVTIKLKNIYDGIDEESADHIVLDLPQPENVLPHAVKVLRPGGYFVAYTPCMNQVHRFFQALQEYREHFYRPRVVEVLVREHEVKRECMRPKTTMLAHTGYITFLRKL
- a CDS encoding cation:proton antiporter subunit C gives rise to the protein MISPEQAGVVIMLIGIYGLMAKREPIKLVLSINVVSLGLVLFFVGLAYSPGKDVPIMPTNPVDPLPATLMLTTLVVDVAITSLALAIIIRMRRDGS
- a CDS encoding monovalent cation/H+ antiporter subunit E, which codes for MSRVPFYLKERLEGLRERVLHEQFEASKLPPWERVIITWVVLMAFWVVISGSFRARDLAMGAAVTLMIAAFMRDLLTEDIRRTGHIVEKLLYFAFIYLPQYLVIMAFRLIESNLKVAKNVIFMDINPGIVKIKTDLHSDTGVTILANSITLTPGTLTLDVNKKLGETYLYVHWIDLETLNREKAGEKIKGDIEEWLKKVFW
- a CDS encoding ATP-binding protein, with the translated sequence MVVVYFDTRPKRKREDLYDREGELGEFENSLKSGNPLTVITGIRRLGKTSLLLVGLNELELPHVIVDFRGVNPNSRMDVYKRIEGAVNAFFRENRGIWEDVKGDLKNISGLRLLGFGVSFSWKEGKTDLIALFRELEKHNVVLAFDEVQYLRGPVGSEFAGLIAHLYDYSELRMVMTGSEVGLLHDYLGVDDPSAPLYGRYFHEVSLSRFTPEQSWDFLLKGFEQVGINPQEKLIEEAVERLDGIVGWLVLFGKKAMEKGPSEGLIGEVFEEAKALAMSEFENFLEKRQVARGRYMEIMRAVAGGKRTWEEIKGHLEKKEGKSIADSVLARLLKGLVDSSFLERRIEGRNVYYVIPDPILEACFK
- the gcvH gene encoding glycine cleavage system protein GcvH, with the protein product MIEVGEYRVKEGLYYTKDHEWVQVLEDGTVLVGISDYAQKELGDLAYVELPEVGKEVSKGEVLCELESVKAVSEVYAPLSGEVIEVNGELEDSPELINEDPYENWIAKLKPSNLDEELGELMDAEAYAEYLESL
- a CDS encoding sulfide/dihydroorotate dehydrogenase-like FAD/NAD-binding protein translates to MYKILEKKEIAMRNTWFKVHAPHVARKVRPGQFVIVRAFKNGERIPLTPVMWDPEEGWIVLIVFTRGKTTARMAAELREGDEIPNIAGPLGNPAEMKRFGKILAIGAYTGIVEVYPIAKTWQELGNDVTTLHVTFEPMVVIRDEMEKAVGRHILETVPIDPNLDFPTNMKNVTRRLTEKVRELLENEHFDLVFMVGPTGDQKAVFQVVKEFGVPMKADLHPIMVDGTGMCGACRVTVGGEVKFACIDGPEFDAYKVAWDELIARSGYYTDLEMKVFMDYMKALQGGEQ
- the mnhG gene encoding monovalent cation/H(+) antiporter subunit G; the encoded protein is MIEIVLTLFGEAVMVFGALGILRFPDVYTRLHAATKCDTGGAMSIILALIIIMDAPTVVRAKFLVLAFLIAMINPMVSHAIARGAYKYGVKPKVVVDMYAWDSP
- a CDS encoding hydrogenase subunit MbhD domain-containing protein encodes the protein MLGTVLDVVFIAMILLAIAVVEEKNLVSALVKYSLLSLLFVLALFELKAPDVALSAIVVGAIVIGVFLFTIEEVTR